One stretch of Dissulfurimicrobium hydrothermale DNA includes these proteins:
- a CDS encoding 4Fe-4S dicluster domain-containing protein, with amino-acid sequence MQRLDIKFSKEIGSYDKFNAAQCFNCGTCTALCPMGINILPRILFRYVLMGMKDKLMENKDAIYSCLLCRMCEDNCPEGVRIAENIRVLRRYIGRHVYGL; translated from the coding sequence ATGCAAAGGCTTGACATAAAATTCTCAAAAGAGATAGGGTCGTACGACAAGTTCAATGCAGCACAGTGCTTTAACTGCGGCACATGTACAGCCCTTTGCCCCATGGGGATCAATATCCTTCCAAGGATACTATTTCGCTACGTCCTTATGGGGATGAAAGACAAACTCATGGAAAATAAAGACGCCATCTATTCGTGCCTGCTTTGCAGGATGTGCGAGGACAACTGCCCGGAAGGGGTCAGAATTGCGGAAAACATCAGGGTCCTCAGGAGATATATAGGCAGGCACGTATATGGATTATAA
- the ccsB gene encoding c-type cytochrome biogenesis protein CcsB, with amino-acid sequence MTLSSSFLLSVTTFIYLAAAVLYLTTWVFRVQKLGVLATAVTITGFLVQTVGMGLRWTESYQLGYGHVPLSNLYESLVFFSWVTILVYLVIEWRVRNRVIGAFSTPFATFAMAYASFSPDVHDEIQPLIPALQSNWLIAHVITCFLGYASFAVACGLGIMYLIKSKGGEEASSGLLGVLPSKRVMDSLMHQTIVFGFLWLSIGIITGAIWANEAWGTYWSWDPKETWSLITWFVYAIALHARFIKGWTGRKIAILAIIGFISVIFTYFGVNFLLSGLHSYGSTK; translated from the coding sequence ATGACACTATCCAGTTCTTTTCTCTTGAGTGTTACGACATTCATTTACCTTGCAGCAGCTGTCCTTTACCTGACGACATGGGTTTTCAGGGTACAAAAATTGGGGGTGCTCGCTACGGCAGTAACCATCACTGGATTCTTGGTCCAGACTGTAGGCATGGGCCTCAGGTGGACGGAGTCATACCAGCTGGGATATGGGCATGTGCCGCTATCAAACCTCTATGAATCCCTTGTATTTTTTTCGTGGGTCACTATACTTGTGTATCTGGTCATAGAATGGCGGGTCAGAAACAGGGTGATAGGCGCATTCTCAACCCCGTTCGCCACATTCGCCATGGCCTATGCGTCGTTCAGCCCTGACGTGCACGACGAGATCCAGCCGCTCATACCGGCCCTTCAAAGCAACTGGCTCATAGCCCATGTCATCACCTGTTTTTTAGGATACGCCTCTTTTGCAGTGGCATGCGGCCTCGGGATCATGTATCTTATAAAAAGCAAGGGCGGAGAAGAGGCTTCAAGCGGTTTGCTTGGCGTGCTACCCAGCAAAAGGGTTATGGATTCGCTCATGCATCAGACTATAGTCTTCGGCTTTCTGTGGCTCAGTATCGGCATCATAACCGGTGCCATATGGGCCAACGAGGCGTGGGGTACCTACTGGAGCTGGGATCCTAAAGAGACCTGGTCGCTTATCACCTGGTTCGTGTATGCCATAGCCCTCCACGCCAGATTCATAAAAGGATGGACGGGCCGTAAGATAGCCATCTTGGCGATAATAGGTTTTATATCAGTAATCTTTACATATTTTGGTGTAAATTTCCTGTTGTCAGGGTTGCACAGCTACGGATCAACCAAATAG
- a CDS encoding MarR family transcriptional regulator: MERQSNRNIREVMRDEMYLKDKIAGLLHEGPKTIPELADALNLPSHEMVRIVMAMRRYGYIEEIPKNRRDDYFRYKFVGRMGQDHAKA; encoded by the coding sequence ATGGAAAGGCAGTCAAATCGAAATATTCGCGAGGTCATGCGGGACGAAATGTATCTCAAAGACAAGATAGCAGGCCTCTTGCACGAAGGGCCTAAGACAATACCGGAACTTGCCGACGCATTGAACCTCCCTTCGCATGAGATGGTAAGGATTGTCATGGCCATGCGGAGATATGGATATATAGAAGAGATACCCAAAAACAGAAGGGACGACTACTTCCGATACAAATTTGTCGGAAGGATGGGCCAGGATCATGCAAAGGCTTGA
- a CDS encoding sulfurtransferase TusA family protein, which yields MATDLKNLKADKTIDARGTACPGPLLAAKREIASVPVGGIMEVLSSDEGTNDDLPLWADKVGHEFLGTLEEAGYWRLFVKRKK from the coding sequence ATGGCCACGGATCTTAAAAATTTAAAGGCAGACAAGACGATCGATGCAAGAGGCACGGCTTGCCCCGGTCCTTTGCTGGCAGCAAAACGTGAAATAGCTTCGGTGCCGGTGGGCGGAATCATGGAGGTGCTCTCTTCTGATGAAGGCACTAACGACGACCTGCCGCTCTGGGCAGACAAGGTAGGACATGAATTCTTGGGCACGCTTGAAGAAGCGGGTTATTGGAGGCTATTTGTAAAGAGAAAAAAATAG
- the resB gene encoding cytochrome c biogenesis protein ResB, which yields METNTSRKGNPLWNTLASIKLAVFLFITLAVTSIIGTLIPQGEADQFYLERYGQDLFKIISTLRLNDTYHAWWFVSLLLLFSLNLVVCTINRFPVTLRIFKRDSLSCGPDYLSRLQLKKEWVLKDKEADLDPILNSFKNAAGIPKERDTGDRRLYLVEKGKWSYWGVYGLHSSIIIIFIGALVGLFWGFKGYVELFEGETTDHVINRSTFEDIPLGFDVRCDKFAVDFYDNGAPKRYVSDLTILENGKEVLHKSIMVNSPLTYKGVTFYQASYNSIPEVNLHIIASNGRQGSLTVPAMERVAWPEGRLSVGIIQYLPSIHGEPAAQVWAASPNGEADTVWLLKGHERELSLGGNTYKISLVDAKNRYMTGLQVKKDPGVWIVWLGCTALILGFIVVFWVAHSRIWLWIGQKNGKMTVLLAGQANKNQLAFEKDFTKIREAVERAIGDKA from the coding sequence ATGGAGACAAATACGAGCCGCAAGGGCAACCCTTTATGGAATACCCTCGCCTCTATCAAGTTGGCTGTATTTCTATTCATCACCCTTGCCGTCACTTCGATCATTGGCACCCTAATCCCTCAAGGCGAAGCCGACCAATTTTATCTTGAAAGATACGGCCAGGATCTCTTCAAGATAATAAGCACACTGCGACTTAACGATACATATCATGCCTGGTGGTTCGTATCCCTTTTGCTCCTCTTCAGTTTGAACCTTGTAGTATGCACTATAAACCGCTTCCCCGTTACACTCAGGATATTCAAACGCGACAGCCTTTCATGCGGTCCCGATTATCTCTCAAGGCTTCAATTGAAAAAAGAATGGGTACTTAAAGACAAAGAGGCGGATTTGGATCCCATATTGAATTCCTTTAAAAACGCGGCCGGGATCCCAAAAGAAAGGGACACGGGCGATAGACGCCTATACCTGGTCGAAAAGGGAAAATGGAGCTACTGGGGGGTCTACGGCCTGCACAGTAGCATTATAATCATATTTATCGGCGCCTTGGTCGGATTGTTCTGGGGATTTAAGGGCTATGTAGAGCTCTTTGAAGGTGAAACCACCGATCACGTGATAAACCGCTCGACGTTTGAGGATATACCGCTTGGTTTTGATGTACGATGCGACAAATTTGCGGTGGATTTTTATGACAACGGTGCACCCAAAAGATATGTATCCGACCTCACTATCCTGGAAAACGGCAAAGAGGTGCTCCACAAATCGATAATGGTGAATTCCCCGTTGACCTATAAAGGCGTCACCTTTTATCAGGCAAGTTACAACAGTATCCCTGAAGTCAATCTACATATAATTGCGTCCAACGGCAGGCAGGGTTCACTGACAGTGCCAGCCATGGAAAGGGTGGCATGGCCGGAGGGGAGGCTCTCTGTCGGAATAATTCAATATCTGCCGAGCATCCACGGCGAGCCGGCAGCCCAGGTATGGGCGGCGTCGCCTAATGGAGAGGCTGATACAGTATGGCTTCTAAAAGGCCACGAAAGAGAACTGAGCCTCGGCGGCAATACATATAAGATCTCTCTTGTGGATGCAAAAAACCGCTACATGACGGGTCTTCAAGTCAAAAAGGACCCTGGCGTATGGATAGTCTGGCTTGGATGTACGGCATTAATACTCGGCTTTATAGTTGTCTTCTGGGTCGCTCATTCAAGGATATGGCTCTGGATAGGACAAAAAAACGGAAAGATGACCGTCCTCTTGGCAGGCCAGGCAAACAAAAATCAATTGGCATTTGAAAAGGACTTCACAAAGATCAGAGAGGCTGTAGAACGGGCGATTGGAGACAAGGCATGA
- a CDS encoding CoB--CoM heterodisulfide reductase iron-sulfur subunit A family protein, with protein MNTDAENKKIGVFICHCGGNISDYVDVEKVRDVIKDEKGVVFAKTNMFSCSDAAQQEMIRAIKENGLDGIVIASCSPRLHLQTFRAMAERAGLNPYRYTQVNIREQCSWAHTHNRQAATEKAVRLVRSGVARTRLAIPLQEIRVDTTPGVLIIGAGAAGLRSAIALADMGLKVYLVERSPEPGGFIKGLGRLFPDDRDGEEMAHSLSKAAIEHENITLFTEAEVVEKGGSVGNFLIKVDIKGQNPASFNVGAIIVTIGFSPYTPKNGEFGYGIKGVITLPEYKKLLAKQKRGVEYAGKTVRSIVYIYCVGSRQSAGDDRYTYCSRYCCASAVHTAILAHKLDPHISQFHIYRDIRTYGKYELLYTRALEADSLFLKYDPDEPPTVEKTNEGLLVRVKDRLTGNEEIEIGADLVVLVTGMTPGKGGRLSGILKIPIGKDGFFTEIHPKLRPVETVMNGIFIAGTAQGPKTLSESVTSSLAAAAKAAGLLLKGHVDIEPLVAKADADICTWCGACVPACPFDAIRQVEIKDKKIAGINPAACKGCGACVPACPKRAIDIEGYTDAQIRSMISAMAREAK; from the coding sequence ATGAACACTGATGCCGAAAACAAGAAGATCGGGGTATTCATATGCCACTGTGGGGGGAACATCTCCGATTATGTAGATGTAGAGAAGGTCCGTGACGTCATAAAAGACGAAAAAGGCGTAGTCTTTGCCAAGACCAATATGTTCTCGTGTTCCGACGCCGCCCAGCAGGAGATGATTCGGGCAATCAAAGAAAACGGCCTCGACGGAATTGTTATAGCCTCCTGCTCCCCCAGGCTGCACCTCCAGACCTTCAGGGCCATGGCCGAACGGGCCGGGCTCAATCCATACAGGTACACACAGGTCAATATCAGGGAACAGTGTTCATGGGCCCACACCCACAACAGGCAGGCGGCAACCGAAAAGGCCGTCAGGCTTGTCCGTTCAGGTGTGGCAAGGACCAGACTCGCAATTCCCCTTCAAGAAATCCGTGTAGATACGACACCAGGCGTGCTCATCATAGGGGCGGGAGCGGCCGGGCTCAGGAGTGCAATCGCCCTGGCCGATATGGGTCTGAAAGTTTATCTTGTAGAGCGTTCACCGGAGCCAGGAGGCTTCATCAAAGGCCTAGGAAGGTTGTTTCCTGACGACAGAGACGGGGAAGAAATGGCTCATTCACTATCAAAGGCCGCAATAGAACATGAGAACATAACACTATTTACAGAGGCGGAAGTCGTTGAAAAGGGCGGGAGCGTTGGAAACTTTCTGATAAAAGTAGACATAAAAGGACAAAACCCCGCCTCCTTTAATGTTGGAGCGATTATCGTAACCATCGGCTTCTCTCCATACACGCCAAAAAACGGTGAGTTTGGCTATGGAATCAAAGGGGTCATCACCCTTCCTGAATACAAAAAACTCCTTGCCAAACAGAAAAGAGGGGTGGAATATGCGGGTAAGACGGTCCGAAGCATCGTCTATATCTACTGCGTAGGATCAAGACAGTCCGCCGGCGACGATCGATATACCTATTGCTCGCGCTATTGCTGCGCCTCGGCGGTTCATACCGCCATTTTGGCCCATAAACTCGACCCCCATATCTCACAATTCCACATCTATCGCGACATAAGGACATATGGAAAATATGAATTGCTGTATACTCGGGCGCTTGAAGCTGACTCGCTTTTCCTTAAGTATGATCCGGACGAACCACCGACCGTGGAAAAAACTAACGAAGGACTGCTCGTCAGGGTCAAGGATAGGCTAACCGGCAACGAGGAAATAGAGATAGGCGCCGACCTGGTGGTCCTTGTAACCGGCATGACACCAGGCAAAGGCGGCAGGCTTTCCGGCATATTAAAGATACCTATAGGCAAGGACGGATTTTTCACCGAGATACACCCAAAACTGAGGCCGGTTGAGACGGTGATGAATGGTATATTCATTGCTGGTACGGCGCAAGGCCCGAAGACCCTCTCTGAAAGCGTAACAAGCTCTCTAGCTGCCGCCGCTAAGGCTGCAGGACTCTTGCTAAAGGGACATGTAGACATCGAACCGCTCGTTGCCAAGGCGGATGCCGATATCTGCACCTGGTGCGGGGCCTGCGTCCCGGCATGCCCATTTGACGCCATAAGGCAAGTCGAAATCAAAGACAAAAAAATAGCCGGGATCAACCCGGCGGCCTGTAAGGGCTGCGGGGCCTGCGTCCCGGCATGCCCTAAAAGGGCAATCGACATAGAAGGCTATACAGACGCCCAGATAAGGTCTATGATCTCAGCTATGGCAAGGGAGGCCAAGTGA
- a CDS encoding (Fe-S)-binding protein produces the protein MPLPIGDILGILTDNIRLRGSVLPLPKRLISAWADGLGIKEGGETIIYTGHMYQLIPSIKIMAEKMAGLENSILTRYFWMGRIANKAVNLITFMGSPSPEEQARYNNYLRNIAMLLKEAEVDFGCLFERELYTGALIFDQGIDHVFEMHARKVYRLLKENKVRRVITVDPHTTNMLRTIYPKFIKGYDLEVASYLEVLCEQDTDARNPLDADLVIHDSCVYARHEGVTKEPRLLLKKTGARLHEPELSERLTHCCGGPIESLFPGKAHEIARKRLGQLAECGNKITTMCPICLVNLQGAAAKADVDLKVTDISEYLAKAYCAHV, from the coding sequence ATGCCACTTCCTATAGGAGATATCCTTGGTATCTTGACCGACAATATAAGGCTGAGAGGCAGTGTACTCCCACTGCCGAAGAGGTTGATTTCGGCCTGGGCAGACGGACTCGGAATAAAAGAGGGTGGAGAGACCATCATCTACACTGGACACATGTATCAGCTCATTCCCTCCATCAAGATCATGGCCGAGAAGATGGCCGGTCTTGAAAACTCGATCCTGACAAGATATTTCTGGATGGGTCGCATTGCAAACAAGGCCGTAAACCTCATTACATTCATGGGCAGCCCATCCCCGGAGGAACAGGCGCGATATAACAATTACCTGCGGAATATCGCCATGTTGCTCAAGGAGGCAGAGGTTGACTTTGGCTGTCTCTTTGAAAGAGAACTTTATACAGGGGCGCTCATATTCGACCAGGGGATCGACCATGTCTTTGAGATGCACGCACGGAAGGTCTATAGGCTTTTAAAAGAAAATAAAGTAAGGCGTGTAATTACCGTAGATCCACACACCACAAATATGCTGAGGACTATATATCCAAAATTCATCAAGGGCTATGACCTTGAGGTCGCAAGCTATCTCGAAGTCCTTTGTGAACAAGATACAGACGCCAGAAACCCCCTTGATGCTGACCTTGTCATCCATGACTCATGCGTCTATGCAAGGCATGAAGGCGTCACAAAAGAGCCAAGACTTCTACTTAAAAAGACAGGGGCAAGACTCCATGAACCTGAACTCTCTGAAAGGCTCACCCATTGCTGCGGAGGACCTATAGAATCGCTCTTTCCAGGCAAGGCGCATGAGATCGCCCGAAAACGCCTGGGCCAGCTTGCCGAGTGCGGCAATAAAATAACAACCATGTGCCCGATATGCCTTGTAAACCTGCAAGGTGCAGCAGCCAAGGCCGATGTAGATCTAAAGGTTACTGATATATCAGAGTATCTTGCCAAGGCCTATTGTGCACATGTTTGA
- a CDS encoding DsrE family protein yields MSESKSEKLVIIVTHGPEDPEKASLPFVVANAALAMDVEVTVILQAKGVLTAKKGVYEHIVAPGLEPLKKMVDDFIRLGGKLFICIPCIEERRISLDMMVEGAQPIKAGRLVHTVLEANAVLNY; encoded by the coding sequence ATGTCGGAGAGCAAGAGTGAAAAACTGGTCATAATTGTAACCCATGGTCCGGAAGACCCTGAAAAGGCATCACTTCCCTTTGTAGTGGCCAACGCCGCCCTGGCGATGGATGTTGAGGTGACCGTGATACTACAGGCCAAAGGCGTGCTTACGGCCAAAAAGGGGGTCTATGAGCACATAGTGGCACCAGGGCTTGAACCCCTCAAAAAAATGGTGGATGACTTTATTAGACTCGGAGGTAAGCTCTTCATCTGCATACCGTGTATTGAGGAACGCCGCATCTCGCTCGATATGATGGTCGAAGGCGCACAACCCATCAAGGCAGGCCGCCTTGTGCATACAGTGCTTGAGGCCAACGCAGTTCTAAATTACTGA
- a CDS encoding FAD-dependent oxidoreductase: protein MDYGVLVIGAGIAGMEAALSLGDMGFKTLLVEKEASIGGKMILLSKVFPTLDCSSCISTPKMAAAANHPNIDILIYSEVKEILKRGDGFTVKIEKKPTFVDHTRCTGCSQCEFACTVAIPDQFNSGMIARRAIYIPFPQAVPKKAIIERHGQSPCSHTCPGGVKAHGYCSLVRAGRFDEAFHLHMEDAPLPGSLGRLCFAPCEKRCTRSTLEGPVRIRAIKQFMADRYYQNHAEPEYGPPKNKNDKRVAVAGSGPSGLAAAYFLAKSGYEVTIFESEAEIGGILRDAVKNGRLPERILDRDIKNITAVGVKVMTNIGPISLKTLKDEGFDAVYIALDRSSANKSKNTAGLICDLKLRPNKSIETDKETLQASLPHVFAGGDAATDPSKTILGIAQGKRAAFYIDRYLKGEPLKCAKFDDRFHAADKQDVLSRTTNGITHRMPIKPNATLMTDEEARLEANRCLDCGGCSECHRCVAVCPAEAISLDMRPKELELTVGAVLITTGFNLFDAKNKPALGYGRFPNVIDAMQMDRLLAPTRPYNAVLRPSDGKAPNNIAFVLCTGSRDKTIKNSICSRICCMYSVKQAQLIMGALPIAEVTIYYIDIRAFGKGYDEFYEQAKAMSVRFIKGKVARIEETVNHDLILYYEDIEGGGGVKKAEHDLVALSVGGLPNLDMLGCFKGEGLGVDPNSFFIAESDEAIEPGQTNIEGVFVAGAASGIRDIPDSVLHAGAAAAQIAAYLKKAAKDEH from the coding sequence ATGGATTATGGCGTCCTTGTAATCGGGGCCGGGATCGCAGGAATGGAGGCCGCTTTGTCTCTTGGAGACATGGGCTTCAAGACGCTTCTGGTAGAAAAAGAAGCCAGCATCGGCGGCAAGATGATTCTACTGAGCAAGGTATTTCCGACACTCGATTGCTCAAGCTGTATATCCACACCCAAGATGGCAGCGGCGGCTAATCACCCGAATATCGACATCTTGATCTACAGTGAGGTCAAGGAAATACTAAAAAGAGGCGACGGCTTCACTGTAAAAATTGAAAAAAAACCCACTTTTGTTGACCATACAAGGTGCACTGGGTGCTCACAGTGCGAATTCGCTTGTACCGTAGCGATCCCTGACCAGTTCAACAGCGGCATGATCGCCAGACGCGCTATCTACATACCATTTCCGCAGGCCGTGCCCAAGAAGGCTATTATAGAAAGGCACGGACAATCACCTTGTTCACACACCTGCCCTGGCGGCGTCAAGGCCCATGGTTACTGTTCCCTTGTACGTGCCGGCAGGTTTGACGAGGCATTTCATCTACACATGGAGGATGCACCTCTCCCTGGAAGCCTGGGTAGATTGTGTTTCGCACCATGTGAAAAAAGATGCACGAGAAGTACGCTTGAAGGGCCTGTCCGGATACGTGCCATCAAACAATTTATGGCTGATAGATATTATCAAAACCACGCCGAGCCTGAATATGGACCACCAAAAAATAAAAACGACAAAAGAGTGGCTGTAGCAGGATCAGGTCCGTCGGGGCTTGCCGCAGCCTATTTTCTGGCCAAATCCGGCTACGAGGTCACGATATTCGAGTCAGAAGCAGAGATAGGCGGCATACTTCGCGATGCGGTAAAAAACGGCCGCCTGCCAGAACGCATCCTGGACCGCGACATCAAAAACATAACGGCCGTTGGCGTCAAGGTGATGACCAACATCGGCCCGATATCACTCAAAACCCTAAAAGACGAAGGGTTTGATGCTGTATATATCGCCCTTGATCGATCAAGTGCCAATAAATCAAAAAACACCGCTGGACTTATCTGCGATCTCAAGCTCAGACCCAATAAGTCCATAGAAACCGATAAAGAGACGCTCCAGGCTTCCCTTCCCCATGTCTTTGCAGGAGGAGACGCGGCTACAGATCCTTCCAAGACAATCCTTGGCATAGCTCAGGGCAAGCGGGCTGCATTTTATATCGACCGCTACCTCAAAGGTGAACCGCTGAAGTGTGCCAAGTTTGACGACAGATTCCATGCGGCCGATAAACAAGATGTGCTGTCAAGGACAACGAATGGGATAACACACAGGATGCCTATCAAGCCTAACGCCACCCTCATGACTGACGAAGAGGCACGCCTCGAGGCAAACCGCTGTCTGGATTGCGGCGGATGTTCCGAATGCCATCGATGTGTTGCTGTCTGCCCGGCAGAGGCTATCTCGCTTGATATGAGGCCAAAAGAATTAGAATTGACCGTTGGAGCGGTACTTATAACGACGGGATTTAATCTCTTTGATGCAAAAAATAAACCGGCACTCGGATACGGCCGTTTCCCAAATGTGATAGACGCTATGCAGATGGACCGCCTTCTTGCACCGACTAGGCCTTATAACGCTGTCCTCCGACCCTCTGACGGCAAGGCGCCGAACAACATTGCATTTGTCCTCTGTACCGGCTCAAGGGACAAGACGATCAAAAACTCAATCTGTTCCCGCATCTGTTGCATGTATTCGGTCAAACAAGCGCAGCTCATCATGGGTGCCCTGCCTATAGCCGAGGTGACTATTTATTACATAGACATACGGGCCTTTGGCAAGGGCTATGACGAATTTTACGAACAAGCCAAGGCTATGAGCGTCCGCTTCATAAAGGGCAAGGTGGCCCGTATTGAAGAGACTGTCAACCATGATCTCATACTCTATTATGAAGACATAGAAGGGGGCGGCGGGGTTAAAAAGGCTGAACACGACCTTGTAGCACTCTCGGTGGGTGGGCTGCCCAACTTGGATATGCTCGGTTGCTTTAAAGGCGAAGGGCTTGGGGTCGACCCGAATTCCTTCTTCATAGCCGAATCAGACGAAGCCATTGAACCGGGACAGACCAACATCGAAGGGGTTTTTGTGGCGGGGGCGGCCTCCGGCATAAGGGACATACCTGACAGTGTGCTACATGCAGGGGCTGCTGCTGCCCAAATTGCAGCTTATCTAAAAAAGGCGGCGAAAGATGAACACTGA
- the tatA gene encoding twin-arginine translocase TatA/TatE family subunit, whose amino-acid sequence MFGLGAQELLIILLIAFLVFGGKKLPEIGAGLGKAINSFKRGLKETEDAANPEKPLEKPAQDPKKIASAGEKAA is encoded by the coding sequence ATGTTTGGACTCGGGGCGCAAGAACTTCTAATCATACTTCTCATAGCATTTCTCGTATTCGGCGGAAAAAAGCTGCCTGAAATAGGCGCAGGGCTCGGAAAGGCCATAAATTCCTTTAAAAGAGGGCTAAAGGAGACAGAAGACGCGGCAAATCCTGAAAAACCCCTTGAAAAGCCTGCCCAGGACCCTAAAAAGATCGCAAGCGCAGGAGAAAAGGCGGCTTAG
- a CDS encoding hydrogenase iron-sulfur subunit, producing MYDDKGGPKILVFSTNSISDLGIDLAGASHMDYPASVVSISVPCSSGIRPEWVIYALKEGFDGVFIAADGTDCPYLTDCTDRTAEIVKNAQEMLRADGLDPRRLKMAAICSVCSESFVSHIKKFHKALGEMDQAKT from the coding sequence ATGTACGACGATAAGGGCGGTCCAAAGATATTGGTGTTTTCCACCAACAGCATCTCCGATCTTGGGATAGACCTTGCTGGGGCATCGCACATGGACTATCCGGCGTCAGTGGTGTCGATCTCTGTGCCGTGCTCCAGTGGAATAAGACCTGAATGGGTGATCTATGCCTTAAAAGAAGGCTTCGATGGTGTGTTCATAGCCGCTGACGGTACTGACTGCCCATATCTTACCGATTGCACAGACAGAACGGCCGAGATCGTGAAAAATGCGCAGGAGATGTTAAGGGCCGATGGGCTCGATCCAAGGCGGCTTAAAATGGCTGCAATATGCTCGGTCTGTTCCGAGTCATTTGTGAGTCACATAAAAAAATTCCACAAGGCACTTGGCGAAATGGATCAAGCAAAGACATAA